A single window of Anser cygnoides isolate HZ-2024a breed goose chromosome 12, Taihu_goose_T2T_genome, whole genome shotgun sequence DNA harbors:
- the FHOD1 gene encoding FH1/FH2 domain-containing protein 1 isoform X1, protein MAEAAVQCRVQYLEDADPFGCGSFPEPRRAPVYAVAEALALGAQLPALHRLLGAPLPLEDCTLQVSPSGHYLDLDLSLLEQKDDLEGFYEEVRKGRRPTLILRTQLSVRVHAIIEKLYNSQGPELRRSLFSLKQLFQEDKDLVPEFVNLEGLTCLIKVGAEADQNYQNYILRALSQIMLFVDGMQGVINHNETVQWLYTLSGSLFRLVVKMALKLLLVFVEYTEPNALLLIRAVNAVDQARGVCPWSNLMAILQQRNGADTELLVFAMTLINKTLAALPDQDSFYDVTDCLEQQGMERVVQQYLSSKGTDLDLKQQFVLYESALKLEDGVEEPSPGGRKERRKTDEGRRGWRAQGSCAEPSPDPQPVLGSPSTPKEPPVEDSPEPSIPAEPCPKSTYNSTSSLRLSLPCTSPEKEQPPGPGERSVYKLHQPAPVCPGAGIVHKNLPGGSDDGDGAPTSPTPCSTQARREDAPSLHGDKPILRRFEARFLENLAAAQKEKISAMAKGRLDILSDVAAEHLVAWDGDSGTPEPGTEPTSMRSHAGRQDTTDSCSAISSDTKFMLDMLYAKGSSELGRQKVFPEGLSSSPCQGEEETGSRQSCAEGRGGREQESTWLHGRAPDGPVASAHAKLARAASNIDAETHTQKLEKTMMMPIKKDTELSWEHLQASPVQLKIKDLDFTDLGEEEDFDILDTGPIANGSFLPPGIQAASAGVLMVPPPPPMDPGCPPPPPPPPMVPGCPPPPPPPPMVPGCPPPPPPPPMVPGCPPPPGLSGPSATDGPSQAKKKRTVKLFWKELKQLDGSVGPGRFGQATLWASLQSVEVNTAKLEHLFESRAKEVPASKKATDGKKVVVVLDPKRSNAINIGLTVLPPVHIIKTAVLNFDEFAVNKEGIEKILTMVPTEEEKQKIQEAQLANPDVPLGSAEQFLLSLSSISDLTARLQLWAFKLDYESLEQEIAEPLFDLKVGMEQLAKNHTFKCILATLLAMGNFLNGSQSRGFELGYLEKVSEVKDTVHRQSLLHHLCQMVVEKFPETTDLYSEIASITRSAKVDFDELANSLVQLERRCQASWDNLKVIAKHETKPVLKSKLTDFLKDSTQRIVVLKVVHRRVLNRFHSFLLYLGYPVSAVRDVKVMPICKLLREFALEYRTCRERVLQQQKKRAAHRERNKTRGRLITETEKFSSIAEATAPPAVVSASPEQQEQAEVGHESMKSVLSLPTDVPARRSRASRGTGHVTPSPGSPAQEDVPSSPDDASDEIMDRLVKSVTQSANPRPCANKERRRSRGNRKSLRRTLKSGLSEDLVQALGLGRAPGMEV, encoded by the exons ATGGCGGAGGCGGCGGTGCAGTGCCGGGTCCAGTACCTGGAGGATGCCGACCCCTTCGGCTGCGGCAGCTTCCCGGAGCCGCGCCGAGCCCCGGTTTACGCCGTGGCGGAGGCGCTGGCCCTGGGCGCGCAGCTGCCCGCGCTGCACCGGCTGCTCGGAGCGCCGCTGCCG CTGGAGGACTGCACGCTGCAGGTCTCCCCATCCGGCCACTACCTGGACCTCGAcctgtccctgctggagcagaaggaTGACCTGGAGGGTTTCTACGAGGAGGTCAG GAAGGGCCGGCGGCCAACGCTGATCCTGCGCACCCAGCTCTCCGTCCGCGTCCACGCCATCATCG AGAAGCTGTACAACTCGCAGGGGCCAGAGCTGCGGCgttccctcttctccctcaAGCAGCTCTTCCAG GAGGACAAGGACCTGGTGCCCGAGTTTGTGAACCTGGAAGGGCTGACGTGCCTGATCAAAGTGGGGGCAGAGGCTGATCAGAACTACCAGAACTACATCCTCCGTG CCCTGAGCCAGATCATGCTCTTCGTGGACGGGATGCAGGGTGTCATCAACCACAACGAGACCGTCCAGTGGTTGTACACGCTGTCGGGAAGCCTG TTCCGCCTGGTGGTGAAGATGGCGCTGAAGCTCCTGCTGGTGTTTGTGGAGTACACGGAGCCCAACGCCCTGCTCCTCATCCGTGCCGTCAATGCCGTGGACCAGGCGAGAG GCGTGTGTCCGTGGTCCAACCTGATGGCTATCCTGCAGCAGCGCAACGGGGCCGACACGGAGCTGCTGGTGTTCGCGATGACCCTCATCAACAAG ACGCTGGCTGCCCTCCCGGACCAGGACTCCTTCTACGACGTGACGGActgcctggagcagcagggcaTGGAGAGGGTGGTGCAGCAGTACCTGAGCAGCAAGGGCACCGACCTCGACCTCAAGCAGCAGTTCGTGCTCTACGAA AGCGCTCTCAAGCTGGAGGACGGGGTGGAGGAGCCGTCGCCGGGTGGGCgcaaggagaggaggaagacagATGAGGGCCGGCGCGGGTGGCGTGCTCAGGGCAGCTGTGCCGAGCCTAGCCCCGacccccagcctgtgctggggagccccagcaccccaaaggAGCCCCCCGTTGAGGACAGCCCTGAGCCGAGCATCCCAGCGGA GCCATGCCCAAAGAGCACCTACAACAGCACGTCCAGCCTGCGGCTGTCTCTGCCGTGCACCTCGCCCGAGaaggagcagcccccaggccccgGGGAGAGGAGCGTGTACAA GCTGCACCAACCTGCCCCTGTCTG CCCTGGAGCTGGCATCGTCCACAAGAACCTTCCTGGTGGCTCTGATGATGGGGACGGTGCCCCCACGTCGCCAACACCATGCAGCACCCAGGCA AGGCGGGAGGATGCCCCCTCCTTGCATGGGGACAAGCCTATTCTGAGGAGGTTTGA AGCTCGCTTCCTCGAGAACCTGGCTGCTGCCCAAAAGGAGAAGATCTCCGCCATGGCCAAGGGACGGCTCGACATCCTCAGCGATGTTGCTGCGGAGCATCTCGTCgcttgggatggggacagcggCACCCCTGAGCCCGGGACGGAGCCAACCAGCATGA GGTCCCACGCAGGCCGGCAGGACACCACCGACTCCTGCAGCGCCATCTCCTCCGATACCAAGTTCATGCTGGACATGCTCTACGCTAAGGGCTCCTCGGAGCTGGGGAGGCAGAAGGTCTTCCCCGAGGGGCTGTCGTCCTCCCCCTGCCAGGGTGAGGAGGAGAcgggcagcaggcagagctgcgcTGAGGGACGCGGTGGTCGGGAGCAGGAGAGCACCTGGCTCCATGGCAGGGCTCCGGACGGGCCGGTGGCCAGCGCCCATGCCAAGCTGGCACGTGCCGCATCCAACATCGACGCTGAGACCCACACACAGAAGCTGGAGAAAACCATGATGATGCCCATCAAGAAGGACACGGAGCTGTCGTGGGAGCACCTTCAGGCCAGCCCCGTGCAGCTGAAGATCAAGGACCTGGACTTCACTGAcctgggggaggaggaagactTTGACATCTTGGACACGGGGCCCATAGCCAAtggctccttccttcctcccggCATCCAGGCAGCGAGCGCTGGAGTTCTCATGGttccccctccacctcccatgGACCCTGGCTGTCCACCACCTCCCCCTCCACCTCCTATGGTCCCTGGCTGcccaccacctccacctccacctcctATGGTCCCTGGCTGCCCGCCACCTCCCCCTCCACCTCCTATGGTCCCCGGCTGCCCACCCCCTCCAGGGCTCTCAGGCCCTTCGGCCACTGATGGCCCTTCCCAAGCCAAGAAGAAGAGGACAGTGAAGCTCTTCTGGAAGGAGCTGAAGCAGCTAGATGGCTCTGTGGGGCCGGGCAGGTTTGGGCAGGCGACGCTGTGGGCATCCCTGCAAAGCGTTGAGGTCAACACTGCCAAACTGGAGCATCTCTTCGAGTCCCGGGCGAAGGAGGTGCCGGCTTCCAAG AAAGCTACCGACGGGaagaaggtggtggtggtgctggacCCCAAGAGGAGCAACGCCATCAACATCGGCCTCACGGTGCTGCCACCCGTCCACATCATCAAGACGGCCGTGCTCAACTTCGATGAGTTTGCGGTCAATAAGGAAGGGATCGAG AAAATCTTGACCATGGTCCCAActgaggaggagaagcagaagatcCAGGAGGCCCAGCTGGCCAACCCCGACGTGCCCTTGGGCTCTGCGGAGCAGTTCCTGCTCTCCCTGTCCTCCATCAGCGACCTCACGGCCAGACTCCAGCTCTGGGCCTTCAAGCTGGACTATGAGAGCCTGGAGCAG GAGATAGCAGAGCCGCTGTTTGATCTGAAAGTGGGCATGGAGCAGCTGGCCAAAAATCACACCTTCAAGTGCATCCTGGCCACACTGCTGGCCATGGGCAACTTCTTGAATGGCTCCCAG AGCAGAGGCTTTGAGCTGGGCTATCTGGAGAAGGTCTCGGAAGTGAAGGACACGGTGCACCGGCAGTCCCTGCTCCACCACCTCTGCCAGATGGTGGTGGAGAAGTTCCCAGAAACCACGGACCTCTACTCAGAGATCGCCTCCATCACACGCTCCGCGAAG GTCGACTTTGACGAGCTGGCCAACAGCCTGGTGCAGCTGGAGCGGCGCTGCCAGGCCTCCTGGGACAACCTGAAGGTGATCGCCAAGCACGAGACCAAGCCGGTGCTGAAGAGCAAGCTGACGGACTTCCTCAAGGACAGCACCCAACGTATCGTCGTCTTGAAGGTGGTCCACAGGCGCGTCCTCAACAG GTTTCACTCCTTCCTGCTGTACCTGGGGTACCCGGTCAGCGCCGTGCGGGACGTGAAGGTGATGCCCATCTGCAAGCTGCTGCGGGAGTTCGCCCTGGAGTACCGCACCTGCCGGGAGCgcgtcctgcagcagcagaagaagcGCGCCGCCCACCGGGAGCGCAACAAGACCCGGGGGCGGCTCATCACCGAG ACCGAGAAGTTCTCCAGCATCGCCGAGGCCACCGCACCGCCTGCTGTGGTGTCGGCCAGCCccgagcagcaggagcaggcggAGGTGGGCCATGAGAGCATGAAGAGCGTCCTGAGCTTGCCCACAGACGTCCCTGCCCGACGCAGCCGGGCCAGCCGGG GGACAGGGCATGTCACCCCAAGCCCAGGCTCCCCGGCCCAGGAGGACGTCCCCAGCTCACCTGATGACGCCTCAGACGAGATCATGGACCGCCTGGTGAAGTCGGTGACGCAGAGTGCCAACCCCCGGCCCTGTGCCAACAAGGAGCGCAGGAGGTCCCGCGGCAACAGGAAGTCCC TGCGACGGACGCTGAAGAGCGGGCTGAGCGAGGACTTGGTGCAGGCGCTGGGCCTGGGGCGGGCGCCGGGCATGGAGGTGTGA
- the FHOD1 gene encoding FH1/FH2 domain-containing protein 1 isoform X2, whose product MAEAAVQCRVQYLEDADPFGCGSFPEPRRAPVYAVAEALALGAQLPALHRLLGAPLPLEDCTLQVSPSGHYLDLDLSLLEQKDDLEGFYEEVRKGRRPTLILRTQLSVRVHAIIEKLYNSQGPELRRSLFSLKQLFQEDKDLVPEFVNLEGLTCLIKVGAEADQNYQNYILRALSQIMLFVDGMQGVINHNETVQWLYTLSGSLFRLVVKMALKLLLVFVEYTEPNALLLIRAVNAVDQARGVCPWSNLMAILQQRNGADTELLVFAMTLINKTLAALPDQDSFYDVTDCLEQQGMERVVQQYLSSKGTDLDLKQQFVLYESALKLEDGVEEPSPGGRKERRKTDEGRRGWRAQGSCAEPSPDPQPVLGSPSTPKEPPVEDSPEPSIPAEPCPKSTYNSTSSLRLSLPCTSPEKEQPPGPGERSVYKARFLENLAAAQKEKISAMAKGRLDILSDVAAEHLVAWDGDSGTPEPGTEPTSMRSHAGRQDTTDSCSAISSDTKFMLDMLYAKGSSELGRQKVFPEGLSSSPCQGEEETGSRQSCAEGRGGREQESTWLHGRAPDGPVASAHAKLARAASNIDAETHTQKLEKTMMMPIKKDTELSWEHLQASPVQLKIKDLDFTDLGEEEDFDILDTGPIANGSFLPPGIQAASAGVLMVPPPPPMDPGCPPPPPPPPMVPGCPPPPPPPPMVPGCPPPPPPPPMVPGCPPPPGLSGPSATDGPSQAKKKRTVKLFWKELKQLDGSVGPGRFGQATLWASLQSVEVNTAKLEHLFESRAKEVPASKKATDGKKVVVVLDPKRSNAINIGLTVLPPVHIIKTAVLNFDEFAVNKEGIEKILTMVPTEEEKQKIQEAQLANPDVPLGSAEQFLLSLSSISDLTARLQLWAFKLDYESLEQEIAEPLFDLKVGMEQLAKNHTFKCILATLLAMGNFLNGSQSRGFELGYLEKVSEVKDTVHRQSLLHHLCQMVVEKFPETTDLYSEIASITRSAKVDFDELANSLVQLERRCQASWDNLKVIAKHETKPVLKSKLTDFLKDSTQRIVVLKVVHRRVLNRFHSFLLYLGYPVSAVRDVKVMPICKLLREFALEYRTCRERVLQQQKKRAAHRERNKTRGRLITETEKFSSIAEATAPPAVVSASPEQQEQAEVGHESMKSVLSLPTDVPARRSRASRGTGHVTPSPGSPAQEDVPSSPDDASDEIMDRLVKSVTQSANPRPCANKERRRSRGNRKSLRRTLKSGLSEDLVQALGLGRAPGMEV is encoded by the exons ATGGCGGAGGCGGCGGTGCAGTGCCGGGTCCAGTACCTGGAGGATGCCGACCCCTTCGGCTGCGGCAGCTTCCCGGAGCCGCGCCGAGCCCCGGTTTACGCCGTGGCGGAGGCGCTGGCCCTGGGCGCGCAGCTGCCCGCGCTGCACCGGCTGCTCGGAGCGCCGCTGCCG CTGGAGGACTGCACGCTGCAGGTCTCCCCATCCGGCCACTACCTGGACCTCGAcctgtccctgctggagcagaaggaTGACCTGGAGGGTTTCTACGAGGAGGTCAG GAAGGGCCGGCGGCCAACGCTGATCCTGCGCACCCAGCTCTCCGTCCGCGTCCACGCCATCATCG AGAAGCTGTACAACTCGCAGGGGCCAGAGCTGCGGCgttccctcttctccctcaAGCAGCTCTTCCAG GAGGACAAGGACCTGGTGCCCGAGTTTGTGAACCTGGAAGGGCTGACGTGCCTGATCAAAGTGGGGGCAGAGGCTGATCAGAACTACCAGAACTACATCCTCCGTG CCCTGAGCCAGATCATGCTCTTCGTGGACGGGATGCAGGGTGTCATCAACCACAACGAGACCGTCCAGTGGTTGTACACGCTGTCGGGAAGCCTG TTCCGCCTGGTGGTGAAGATGGCGCTGAAGCTCCTGCTGGTGTTTGTGGAGTACACGGAGCCCAACGCCCTGCTCCTCATCCGTGCCGTCAATGCCGTGGACCAGGCGAGAG GCGTGTGTCCGTGGTCCAACCTGATGGCTATCCTGCAGCAGCGCAACGGGGCCGACACGGAGCTGCTGGTGTTCGCGATGACCCTCATCAACAAG ACGCTGGCTGCCCTCCCGGACCAGGACTCCTTCTACGACGTGACGGActgcctggagcagcagggcaTGGAGAGGGTGGTGCAGCAGTACCTGAGCAGCAAGGGCACCGACCTCGACCTCAAGCAGCAGTTCGTGCTCTACGAA AGCGCTCTCAAGCTGGAGGACGGGGTGGAGGAGCCGTCGCCGGGTGGGCgcaaggagaggaggaagacagATGAGGGCCGGCGCGGGTGGCGTGCTCAGGGCAGCTGTGCCGAGCCTAGCCCCGacccccagcctgtgctggggagccccagcaccccaaaggAGCCCCCCGTTGAGGACAGCCCTGAGCCGAGCATCCCAGCGGA GCCATGCCCAAAGAGCACCTACAACAGCACGTCCAGCCTGCGGCTGTCTCTGCCGTGCACCTCGCCCGAGaaggagcagcccccaggccccgGGGAGAGGAGCGTGTACAA AGCTCGCTTCCTCGAGAACCTGGCTGCTGCCCAAAAGGAGAAGATCTCCGCCATGGCCAAGGGACGGCTCGACATCCTCAGCGATGTTGCTGCGGAGCATCTCGTCgcttgggatggggacagcggCACCCCTGAGCCCGGGACGGAGCCAACCAGCATGA GGTCCCACGCAGGCCGGCAGGACACCACCGACTCCTGCAGCGCCATCTCCTCCGATACCAAGTTCATGCTGGACATGCTCTACGCTAAGGGCTCCTCGGAGCTGGGGAGGCAGAAGGTCTTCCCCGAGGGGCTGTCGTCCTCCCCCTGCCAGGGTGAGGAGGAGAcgggcagcaggcagagctgcgcTGAGGGACGCGGTGGTCGGGAGCAGGAGAGCACCTGGCTCCATGGCAGGGCTCCGGACGGGCCGGTGGCCAGCGCCCATGCCAAGCTGGCACGTGCCGCATCCAACATCGACGCTGAGACCCACACACAGAAGCTGGAGAAAACCATGATGATGCCCATCAAGAAGGACACGGAGCTGTCGTGGGAGCACCTTCAGGCCAGCCCCGTGCAGCTGAAGATCAAGGACCTGGACTTCACTGAcctgggggaggaggaagactTTGACATCTTGGACACGGGGCCCATAGCCAAtggctccttccttcctcccggCATCCAGGCAGCGAGCGCTGGAGTTCTCATGGttccccctccacctcccatgGACCCTGGCTGTCCACCACCTCCCCCTCCACCTCCTATGGTCCCTGGCTGcccaccacctccacctccacctcctATGGTCCCTGGCTGCCCGCCACCTCCCCCTCCACCTCCTATGGTCCCCGGCTGCCCACCCCCTCCAGGGCTCTCAGGCCCTTCGGCCACTGATGGCCCTTCCCAAGCCAAGAAGAAGAGGACAGTGAAGCTCTTCTGGAAGGAGCTGAAGCAGCTAGATGGCTCTGTGGGGCCGGGCAGGTTTGGGCAGGCGACGCTGTGGGCATCCCTGCAAAGCGTTGAGGTCAACACTGCCAAACTGGAGCATCTCTTCGAGTCCCGGGCGAAGGAGGTGCCGGCTTCCAAG AAAGCTACCGACGGGaagaaggtggtggtggtgctggacCCCAAGAGGAGCAACGCCATCAACATCGGCCTCACGGTGCTGCCACCCGTCCACATCATCAAGACGGCCGTGCTCAACTTCGATGAGTTTGCGGTCAATAAGGAAGGGATCGAG AAAATCTTGACCATGGTCCCAActgaggaggagaagcagaagatcCAGGAGGCCCAGCTGGCCAACCCCGACGTGCCCTTGGGCTCTGCGGAGCAGTTCCTGCTCTCCCTGTCCTCCATCAGCGACCTCACGGCCAGACTCCAGCTCTGGGCCTTCAAGCTGGACTATGAGAGCCTGGAGCAG GAGATAGCAGAGCCGCTGTTTGATCTGAAAGTGGGCATGGAGCAGCTGGCCAAAAATCACACCTTCAAGTGCATCCTGGCCACACTGCTGGCCATGGGCAACTTCTTGAATGGCTCCCAG AGCAGAGGCTTTGAGCTGGGCTATCTGGAGAAGGTCTCGGAAGTGAAGGACACGGTGCACCGGCAGTCCCTGCTCCACCACCTCTGCCAGATGGTGGTGGAGAAGTTCCCAGAAACCACGGACCTCTACTCAGAGATCGCCTCCATCACACGCTCCGCGAAG GTCGACTTTGACGAGCTGGCCAACAGCCTGGTGCAGCTGGAGCGGCGCTGCCAGGCCTCCTGGGACAACCTGAAGGTGATCGCCAAGCACGAGACCAAGCCGGTGCTGAAGAGCAAGCTGACGGACTTCCTCAAGGACAGCACCCAACGTATCGTCGTCTTGAAGGTGGTCCACAGGCGCGTCCTCAACAG GTTTCACTCCTTCCTGCTGTACCTGGGGTACCCGGTCAGCGCCGTGCGGGACGTGAAGGTGATGCCCATCTGCAAGCTGCTGCGGGAGTTCGCCCTGGAGTACCGCACCTGCCGGGAGCgcgtcctgcagcagcagaagaagcGCGCCGCCCACCGGGAGCGCAACAAGACCCGGGGGCGGCTCATCACCGAG ACCGAGAAGTTCTCCAGCATCGCCGAGGCCACCGCACCGCCTGCTGTGGTGTCGGCCAGCCccgagcagcaggagcaggcggAGGTGGGCCATGAGAGCATGAAGAGCGTCCTGAGCTTGCCCACAGACGTCCCTGCCCGACGCAGCCGGGCCAGCCGGG GGACAGGGCATGTCACCCCAAGCCCAGGCTCCCCGGCCCAGGAGGACGTCCCCAGCTCACCTGATGACGCCTCAGACGAGATCATGGACCGCCTGGTGAAGTCGGTGACGCAGAGTGCCAACCCCCGGCCCTGTGCCAACAAGGAGCGCAGGAGGTCCCGCGGCAACAGGAAGTCCC TGCGACGGACGCTGAAGAGCGGGCTGAGCGAGGACTTGGTGCAGGCGCTGGGCCTGGGGCGGGCGCCGGGCATGGAGGTGTGA